A region from the Gossypium hirsutum isolate 1008001.06 chromosome A08, Gossypium_hirsutum_v2.1, whole genome shotgun sequence genome encodes:
- the LOC121204874 gene encoding subtilisin-like protease SBT2.5 yields MKASGLGWAVLLVLLGLVVNGKAEIYIVTVEGEPIISYKGGENGFEATAVESDEKLDTTSELVTSYASHLEKKHDMLLGMLFEHGSYKKLYSYKHLINGFSVHLSPQQAETLKRAPGVKSVERDWKVRKLTTHTPQFLGLPTGVWPAGGGFDRAGEDIVIGFVDSGIYPHHPSFAAHHDDPYGPVPKYRGKCEIDPDTKRDFCNGKIIGAQYFAEAAKAAGAFNPTIDFASPMDGDGHGSHTAAIAAGNNGIPVRLHGHEFGKASGMAPCARIAVYKAIYRLFGGFVADVVAAIDQAVHDGVDILSLSVGPNSPPTNTKTTFLNPFDATLLAAVKAGVFVAQAAGNGGPFPKTLVSYSPWIASVAAAIDDRRYKNHLNLGNGKALAGLGLSPSTHPNQTYTMVAANDVLLDSSATKFSPSDCQRPEVLNKKLVEGNILLCGYSFNFVVGTASIKKVSETAKALGAVGFVLAVENVSPGTKFDPVPVGIPGILITDVPKTMDLIDYYNVSTPRDWTGRVKSFKAIGSIGDGLMPILHKSAPEVALFSARGPNIRDFSFQDADLLKPDILAPGSLIWAAWSPNGTDEPNFVGEGFALISGTSMAAPHIAGIAALLKQKHPQWSPAAIKSALMTTSTKLDRAGRPLQAQQYSETEAMKLVPATPFDYGSGHVNPRAALDPGLIFDAGYEDYVGFLCTTPGIDIHEIKKYTNSPCNSTIGRPSNLNTPSITISHLVGTQTVTRTVTNVAEEETYVITARMHPSIAIETRPSAMTLRPGASRKFSVTLTTRSVTGSYCFGEITMKGSRGHKVTIPVVAMGHWR; encoded by the exons ATGAAGGCGTCAGGGCTTGGTTGGGCTGTCCTGTTGGTGCTATTGGGGCTTGTGGTTAATGGAAAAGCTGAGATTTACATAGTGACTGTAGAAGGTGAGCCTATTATTAGCTACAAAGGTGGTGAAAATGGCTTTGAAGCTACCGCTGTAGAGTCAGATGAGAAGCTTGACACTACTAG TGAATTGGTAACGTCCTATGCTAGTCATCTTGAAAAGAAACATGATATGCTACTTGGTATGCTGTTTGAGCATGGGAGTTACAAGAAACTCTACAGTTATAAACACCTGATAAACGGCTTTTCAGTTCACCTTTCCCCCCAACAG GCAGAAACTCTAAAACGTGCTCCTGGTGTAAAGTCTGTGGAGAGAGACTGGAAGGTGAGGAAACTTACAACACACACTCCACAATTTCTGGGGCTCCCAACTGGTGTATGGCCTGCAGGAGGTGGCTTTGACAGGGCTGGAGAAGACATTGTGATAGGATTTGTAGACTCAGGAATTTATCCACATCATCCAAGCTTTGCAGCCCATCACGATGACCCATATGGACCTGTTCCAAAGTACAGAGGAAAATGCGAAATTGACCCTGATACCAAGAGGGACTTCTGTAATGGCAAGATCATTGGAGCCCAATATTTTGCTGAAGCTGCAAAAGCAGCTGGTGCCTTTAATCCTACTATTGATTTTGCCTCTCCCATGGATGGCGATGGACATGGAAG TCATACAGCAGCTATTGCCGCTGGGAATAATGGTATTCCTGTTAGATTGCATGGGCATGAATTTGGAAAAGCAAGTGGAATGGCTCCTTGTGCCAG GATTGCTGTCTACAAGGCAATATACAGGCTTTTTGGAGGGTTTGTCGCAGATGTGGTAGCTGCAATTGACCAG GCTGTTCATGATGGTGTGGATATTCTCAGTCTCTCTGTGGGACCAAATAGTCCTCCAACAAACACGAAGACCACATTTTTAAATCCTTTTGATGCTACACTTCTTGCAGCTGTCAAAGCTGGTGTTTTTGTAGCACAGGCAGCTGGAAATGGAGGTCCTTTCCCTAAAACTTTGGTTTCTTATAGCCCGTGGATAGCATCTGTTGCAGCTGCAATTGATGATCGTAGATACAAAAACCATCTGAACTTGGGAAATGGAAAAGCTTTAGCTGGACTTGGATTGTCCC CTTCTACTCATCCAAATCAAACCTACACCATGGTTGCTGCTAATGATGTGCTACTAGATTCCTCAGCGACAAAGTTTAGTCCCTCGGACTGCCAAAGGCCAGAAGTTTTAAACAAGAAATTGGTTGAGGGGAACATTCTTCTTTGTGGCTATTCCTTCAACTTTGTTGTTGGTACTGCATCAATTAAGAAAGTCTCTGAAACAGCCAAGGCTCTTGGTGCGGTTGGTTTTGTTCTTGCAGTGGAAAATGTTTCTCCTGGAACCAAGTTTGATCCTGTTCCTGTTGGCATACCCGGAATCCTTATCACGGATGTCCCAAAGACAATG GATCTTATTGACTACTATAATGTTTCTACACCGAGAGACTGGACTGGACGAGTGAAGAGCTTCAAAGCTATTGGTAGCATCGGGGATGGTTTGATGCCAATTCTCCATAAATCTGCACCAGAGGTTGCACTATTTTCTGCTCGAGGGCCTAACATAAGAGATTTCAGCTTTCAAGATGCAGATCTTCTCAAGCCTGACATTTTGGCACCTGGTTCTCTAATTTGGGCTGCTTGGTCTCCAAATGGAACAGATGAGCCTAATTTCGTTG GAGAAGGATTTGCTTTGATATCTGGAACCAGTATGGCTGCACCACATATAGCAGGGATAGCTGCTCTTTTGAAGCAGAAACACCCTCAATGGAGCCCCGCTGCTATAAAATCAGCCTTGATGACTACATCAACAAAGCTCGACCGAGCAGGAAGGCCTCTTCAAGCACAACAGTATTCTGAAACAGAGGCCATGAAACTTGTCCCTGCCACTCCTTTTGATTATGGGAGTGGTCATGTTAATCCGAGAGCTGCTTTGGATCCCGGACTCATCTTTGATGCAG GTTATGAGGATTATGTTGGATTCTTGTGCACCACACCTGGTATTGACATTCACGAGATAAAGAAGTACACAAACTCCCCCTGCAATAGCACAATTGGCCGCCCTTCGAATCTCAACACCCCATCAATCACAATCTCTCATCTGGTTGGGACTCAAACCGTTACTCGCACCGTTACAAACGTTGCTGAGGAAGAAACCTACGTCATCACAGCTAGAATGCATCCATCCATTGCCATCGAAACCAGGCCTTCAGCCATGACTTTGAGACCCGGCGCATCAAGAAAGTTCTCAGTCACTCTTACCACTCGATCAGTAACCGGAAGCTACTGCTTCGGAGAGATCACAATGAAAGGCAGCAGAGGGCACAAGGTAACTATACCAGTGGTGGCTATGGGACACTGGCGATAG
- the LOC107926292 gene encoding pentatricopeptide repeat-containing protein At5g57250, mitochondrial yields MSLPPRLSRLSSSSLPKTPPLQTLLKRGFTPTLKSINQLLLFLSHSRRFNAVIHLFSQLDSYKINPNSQTHSILICSLLKLHKFEEAEHLVSTQMSKCPDFPKTRFWDSLIQGFGVIRNNPEKGLLLLKDCLSDSGTLPSSFTFCSLIHGFVSQGNMDRAIEVLELMTGDNVRYPFDNFVCSSVIVGFCKIGKPEVAVRFFENCMNSGALKPNVVTYTALLSSFNLLGKFDEGCELVYSMKKEGLALDAILYSCWILGYFRNGCLMEALRKYREMVERGINPDTVSYTVLIDGFSKEGSVGKVVGFLKKMLKDGVMPNVITYTAIMLGFCKEGKFEKAFRLFKEVQDMGIEVDEFMYATLIDGACRKGDFDCVFHLLDGMEKKGIKPSVVTYNIVINGLCKVGRTSEADNVFKEVAGDIITYSTLLYGYTEEGNIKGIIKTKEKLEKSGLCMDVVACNILIKAFFMVGAFEDARALYQAMPEMDLNADSITYCTMIDGYCKVGRIEEALEVFDEYRVSLVSSVACYNCIISGLCKQGMVDMAIQVIIELGEKGFILDMGISMMLIRAAFSQMGAVGVMNFVYKLENFGSDTFNSLCDDAIRFLCKRGFVETATEVYFVMRRKGLILMKSSYNLVLEKLIYGGTTFLVGPFLNFFLKDYGLVEPIVGKILAQYLCLNNTDIALRFLKKMKEQVSTVSLPPSILKNIVKEGRLLDAYKLVLEASESFADMDVVDYSFLVHALCKEGYPNQALNLCSFAKNNGITPNIVTYNSVINGLCCQGCLVEALRLFDSLERIGLVPSTVTYATLIDNLCKQGLLLEAKNLFNGMIYKGCKPNIRVYNSFIDNYCKFGQMDEALKLLSDLENKSVKPDEFTVSALIYGYCMKGDMEGALTFYSEFKMKNVSPDFLGFIHMVRGLCAKGRMEEARSILREMLQTKSVVELINNIDTKIESESIESFLVFLCDQGSIQEALVVLNEIASILFPSQKWFTVHQESQALNNGLKSETLSAVSTVSAGSNKISDLDGAAECYDIGKEESQFRSFDFYYSLLSSLCSKGELHKANKIMNDMLSSLQGDM; encoded by the coding sequence ATGTCTTTACCCCCAAGGCTCTCTcgtttatcatcttcttcccttCCTAAAACCCCACCTCTTCAAACACTGCTTAAACGCGGCTTCACCCCCACGCTCAAATCCATCAACCAGCTCCTTCTCTTTCTCTCCCACTCCCGAAGATTCAACGCCGTTATCCATCTCTTCTCTCAGCTGGATTCCTACAAAATCAATCCCAATTCCCAAACTCACTCGATCCTCATTTGCTCTCTCCTCAAATTGCACAAATTCGAAGAAGCCGAACATTTGGTGAGTACCCAGATGTCGAAATGTCCCGATTTCCCCAAAACTCGGTTTTGGGATTCTCTAATTCAAGGATTTGGTGTCATCCGAAACAACCCAGAGAAGGGTCTTTTGTTGTTAAAGGATTGCTTGAGTGATTCTGGTACATTGCCTTCTTCTTTTACTTTTTGCTCGTTGATTCATGGTTTTGTATCTCAAGGGAATATGGATAGAGCAATTGAGGTGTTGGAGTTGATGACAGGTGATAATGTTAGATACCCTTTTGATAATTTTGTTTGTAGTTCAGTGATTGTTGGTTTTTGTAAGATTGGGAAACCTGAAGTTGCAGTTCGGTTTTTCGAAAATTGTATGAATTCAGGAGCTTTAAAGCCTAATGTTGTTACTTATACAGCTCTTTTAAGCAGTTTTAATCTGTTGGGTAAATTTGATGAGGGTTGTGAGTTGGTTTATAGTATGAAAAAGGAAGGGCTGGCTTTGGATGCTATTCTTTATAGCTGTTGGATTTTAGGGTATTTTAGAAATGGGTGTTTAATGGAGGCTTTGAGAAAATATAGAGAGATGGTTGAAAGAGGAATAAACCCTGATACTGTGAGCTACACTGTCCTTATTGATGGGTTTTCGAAGGAAGGTAGTGTTGGGAAGGTTGTTGGATTTCTGAAGAAGATGTTGAAAGACGGGGTGATGCCGAATGTGATTACGTATACGGCAATCATGTTAGGTTTCTGTAAGGAAGGGAAATTCGAGAAGGCATTTAGGTTGTTCAAGGAAGTTCAAGATATGGGGATTGAAGTGGATGAGTTTATGTATGCAACGTTGATTGATGGAGCTTGTCGGAAAGGAGATTTTGATTGCGTCTTCCATTTGTTAGATGGAATGGAGAAGAAAGGGATTAAGCCAAGTGTTGTTACTTATAACATAGTCATCAATGGTTTGTGTAAGGTTGGGAGGACATCTGAAGCAGATAATGTATTCAAAGAAGTAGCCGGTGATATTATAACATACAGTACTCTGTTGTATGGTTATACCGAAGAAGGGAATATAAAAGGAATTATTAAGACGAAAGAAAAATTGGAAAAATCTGGTCTTTGTATGGATGTTGTTGCATGTAACATACTTATCAAAGCATTCTTTATGGTTGGTGCATTTGAAGATGCTCGTGCACTCTACCAAGCAATGCCGGAAATGGATTTAAATGCAGATTCGATTACTTATTGCACAATGATTGATGGCTACTGTAAAGTGGGCAGAATAGAGGAGGcacttgaagtatttgatgagtaTAGGGTGTCATTAGTTTCTTCTGTTGCATGCTATAATTGTATAATAAGTGGGCTATGCAAACAGGGAATGGTCGATATGGCCATTCAAGTGATTATTGAACTTGGTGAGAAAGGTTTCATTTTGGACATGGGTATCTCTATGATGTTGATCCGGGCAGCTTTTTCTCAAATGGGTGCAGTGGGAGTTATGAATTTTGTTTACAAACTCGAGAATTTCGGGTCAGACACTTTCAATAGTTTATGTGACGATGCTATCCGTTTCTTGTGCAAAAGAGGTTTTGTTGAAACTGCAACTGAAGTGTACTTCGTGATGAGGAGGAAGggtttaattttgatgaaaagtTCGTATAATTTGGTATTAGAAAAGCTTATTTATGGTGGGACAACGTTTCTAGTTGGCccttttctcaatttcttcctgAAAGACTATGGCCTTGTTGAGCCTATTGTTGGCAAGATTTTGGCACAATACTTGTGTCTTAATAATACGGACATTGCACTACGGTTTCTCAAGAAAATGAAGGAGCAAGTATCAACTGTCAGTTTACCTCCCTCGATTTTGAAAAACATTGTAAAGGAGGGTAGGTTATTGGATGCATATAAACTCGTCTTAGAAGCTAGCGAAAGTTTCGCTGATATGGATGTGGTTGATTACTCATTCCTGGTTCATGCCCTTTGCAAAGAAGGATACCCTAATCAAGCCTTAAATCTGTGTTCTTTTGCCAAAAATAATGGGATTACTCCGAACATTGTAACATACAATTCGGTCATAAATGGCTTGTGTTGTCAGGGGTGTCTTGTTGAAGCACTCCGACTATTTGACTCGTTAGAAAGAATTGGCTTGGTTCCCTCTACAGTTACATATGCAACACTAATTGATAATTTATGTAAGCAAGGTTTACTGCTGGAAGCCAAAAATTTATTCAACGGTATGATTTACAAGGGATGTAAACCGAATATACGTGTATATAATTCATTCATTGACAATTACTGTAAGTTTGGTCAAATGGATGAAGCCTTGAAGCTTCTATCTGATCTTGAGAACAAGAGTGTTAAGCCTGATGAGTTCACTGTTAGTGCTCTGATTTATGGGTACTGTATGAAAGGTGACATGGAAGGTGCTCTTACATTCTATTCCgagttcaaaatgaaaaatgtatCTCCTGATTTCTTGGGTTTTATTCATATGGTACGAGGTCTTTGTGCGAAAGGAAGGATGGAAGAGGCAAGGAGTATCTTGAGAGAAATGCTTCAGACAAAATCTGTTGTAGAGCTGATAAATAACATTGATACCAAGATCGAGTCAGAGTCGATAGAAAGTTTTCTTGTATTCTTATGTGACCAAGGAAGTATCCAAGAAGCTCTGGTAGTTCTTAATGAAATCGCATCTATACTTTTTCCTAGTCAAAAGTGGTTCACCGTTCATCAAGAATCTCAAGCACTGAACAATGGTTTGAAGAGTGAAACTCTTTCCGCAGTCTCTACTGTGTCAGCTGGATCCAACAAAATATCCGATTTAGATGGTGCAGCGGAATGCTATGATATTGGAAAAGAGGAATCTCAATTTCGTAGTTTTGACTTTTACTATTCCTTACTTAGTTCACTCTGTTCGAAAGGGGAGCTGCACAAGGCAAATAAAATTATGAATGATATGCTTTCGAGCTTGCAGGGAGATATGTAG
- the LOC107926293 gene encoding glycosyltransferase BC10 isoform X1, with amino-acid sequence MKVAKEWRLGSMGDTKILPGSRHRSPLKRPIWIILMVSFVSLFLVCAYIYPPNSDVACYVFSSRGCKVLTDWLPPPKRELTDEEIISRVVVRDILDTPPVESKNPKIAFMFLTPGSLPFEKLWDMFFRGNEGRFSVYIHASKEKPVHVSPYFLNREIHSSPVTWGAFSMVDAERRLLAYALKDPDNQHFVLLSDSCIPLHNFDYVYNYLMHANMSFIDCFVDPGPHGNGRYSTRMLPEVEEKDFRKGAQWFTMRRQHALLVMADSLYYSRFRDYCRPFADGKNCIADEHYLPTFFNLVDPGGIANWSVTRVDWSERKWHPKSYRAQDVTYDLLRNFTSIDMTTHITSNAGGEELLQPCIWNGTRRPCYLFARKFYPETLDKLVTLLNF; translated from the exons ATGAAGGTAGCTAAGGAGTGGCGATTAGGTAGCATGGGTGATACTAAGATCTTGCCTGGATCTCGCCATCGCTCTCCTTTGAAGAGGCCAATATGGATTATTTTAATGGTTTCTTTTGTCAGCCTTTTTCTAGTTTGTGCTTACATCTATCCACCGAACAGCGATGTTGCATGTTATGTATTTTCTTCTAGAGGTTGCAAGGTCCTTACTGATTGGCTTCCTCCTCCTAAAAGGGAATTAACTGATGAGGAGATTATTTCACGGGTTGTGGTTAGGGATATTTTGGATACACCTCCTGTCGAATCCAAAAATCCTAAAATTGCATTCATGTTCTTAACTCCAGGTTCATTGCCATTTGAGAAGCTTTGGGATATGTTCTTCCGT GGTAATGAGGGAAGATTTTCTGTTTATATCCATGCATCAAAAGAAAAACCAGTGCATGTGAGCCCTTACTTCCTTAACCGGGAAATTCACAGTTCTCCG GTTACATGGGGAGCATTTTCTATGGTTGATGCAGAGAGACGATTATTGGCATATGCTCTAAAAGATCCTGATAACCAACATTTTGTTTTACTCTCTGACAG TTGTATTCCATTGCATAATTTTGATTACGTCTACAATTATCTAATGCATGCTAATATGAGTTTCATTGACTG CTTTGTGGATCCTGGACCTCATGGAAATGGCAGGTATTCAACACGCATGTTACCTGAAGTAGAAGAGAAAGACTTCAGAAAGGGTGCACAG TGGTTCACAATGAGGCGGCAGCATGCTCTGCTAGTCATGGCTGACAGTCTTTACTATTCAAGGTTTCGGGATTACTGCagg CCATTTGCGGATGGCAAAAACTGCATTGCCGACGAGCATTACCTCCCAACCTTTTTCAAT TTGGTTGACCCCGGTGGCATCGCAAACTGGTCAGTAACGCGCGTTGACTGGTCTGAGAGAAAATGGCACCCTAAATCATACAGGGCACAGGATGTTACATATGATCTTCTAAGGAATTTTACG TCGATTGACATGACCACCCATATAACAAGTAACGCTGGG GGCGAAGAGCTGCTACAACCTTGTATATGGAACGGTACCAGACGACCATGTTACCTATTTGCAAGGAAATTCTATCCAGAAACCTTAGATAAATTGGTGACACTCCTCAATTTTTGA
- the LOC107926293 gene encoding glycosyltransferase BC10 isoform X2, with amino-acid sequence MKVAKEWRLGSMGDTKILPGSRHRSPLKRPIWIILMVSFVSLFLVCAYIYPPNSDVACYVFSSRGCKVLTDWLPPPKRELTDEEIISRVVVRDILDTPPVESKNPKIAFMFLTPGSLPFEKLWDMFFRGNEGRFSVYIHASKEKPVHVSPYFLNREIHSSPVTWGAFSMVDAERRLLAYALKDPDNQHFVLLSDSFVDPGPHGNGRYSTRMLPEVEEKDFRKGAQWFTMRRQHALLVMADSLYYSRFRDYCRPFADGKNCIADEHYLPTFFNLVDPGGIANWSVTRVDWSERKWHPKSYRAQDVTYDLLRNFTSIDMTTHITSNAGGEELLQPCIWNGTRRPCYLFARKFYPETLDKLVTLLNF; translated from the exons ATGAAGGTAGCTAAGGAGTGGCGATTAGGTAGCATGGGTGATACTAAGATCTTGCCTGGATCTCGCCATCGCTCTCCTTTGAAGAGGCCAATATGGATTATTTTAATGGTTTCTTTTGTCAGCCTTTTTCTAGTTTGTGCTTACATCTATCCACCGAACAGCGATGTTGCATGTTATGTATTTTCTTCTAGAGGTTGCAAGGTCCTTACTGATTGGCTTCCTCCTCCTAAAAGGGAATTAACTGATGAGGAGATTATTTCACGGGTTGTGGTTAGGGATATTTTGGATACACCTCCTGTCGAATCCAAAAATCCTAAAATTGCATTCATGTTCTTAACTCCAGGTTCATTGCCATTTGAGAAGCTTTGGGATATGTTCTTCCGT GGTAATGAGGGAAGATTTTCTGTTTATATCCATGCATCAAAAGAAAAACCAGTGCATGTGAGCCCTTACTTCCTTAACCGGGAAATTCACAGTTCTCCG GTTACATGGGGAGCATTTTCTATGGTTGATGCAGAGAGACGATTATTGGCATATGCTCTAAAAGATCCTGATAACCAACATTTTGTTTTACTCTCTGACAG CTTTGTGGATCCTGGACCTCATGGAAATGGCAGGTATTCAACACGCATGTTACCTGAAGTAGAAGAGAAAGACTTCAGAAAGGGTGCACAG TGGTTCACAATGAGGCGGCAGCATGCTCTGCTAGTCATGGCTGACAGTCTTTACTATTCAAGGTTTCGGGATTACTGCagg CCATTTGCGGATGGCAAAAACTGCATTGCCGACGAGCATTACCTCCCAACCTTTTTCAAT TTGGTTGACCCCGGTGGCATCGCAAACTGGTCAGTAACGCGCGTTGACTGGTCTGAGAGAAAATGGCACCCTAAATCATACAGGGCACAGGATGTTACATATGATCTTCTAAGGAATTTTACG TCGATTGACATGACCACCCATATAACAAGTAACGCTGGG GGCGAAGAGCTGCTACAACCTTGTATATGGAACGGTACCAGACGACCATGTTACCTATTTGCAAGGAAATTCTATCCAGAAACCTTAGATAAATTGGTGACACTCCTCAATTTTTGA